In Fervidobacterium nodosum Rt17-B1, one genomic interval encodes:
- a CDS encoding zinc-binding dehydrogenase, giving the protein MKNVKGCPFGTHRVIEPKGTLPQAALKIDNDMEIYRNEMLIDVKTLNVDSASFTQIEESCHGNVECIKDTILKIVQERGKLQNPVTGSGGMLIGVIEEIGPDFPTDLKVGDKIATLVSLSLTPLRIDEIIKVNVETDQVDIKGKAILFESGIYAKLPDDIPEKLALAVLDVAGAPAQTQKLVKPGMTVCIIGGGGKSGVLCAYEAMKAVGKDGKVIVVEYSPENAKRIEDLKLAHHVIIADATKPVEVYQKVMEVTGGKYCDVVINNVNVPTTEMSSILITKDEGIVYFFSMATSFTRAALGAEGVGKDVTMIIGNGYTKGHAEVALNILRESREIRELFEKLYV; this is encoded by the coding sequence ATGAAAAATGTAAAGGGTTGCCCATTTGGCACGCATAGAGTTATCGAACCGAAAGGTACACTCCCACAAGCAGCACTTAAGATAGACAACGACATGGAAATATACAGAAATGAAATGCTTATCGATGTGAAAACACTCAACGTCGATTCCGCAAGTTTTACGCAAATTGAAGAGTCATGCCATGGCAACGTTGAATGTATTAAAGATACCATATTAAAAATTGTTCAAGAACGTGGAAAGTTGCAAAACCCAGTTACCGGTTCCGGTGGAATGCTCATCGGTGTTATCGAGGAAATCGGTCCAGACTTTCCCACAGATTTAAAAGTCGGAGATAAGATAGCAACACTTGTGAGCTTGTCCTTAACTCCCTTAAGAATCGATGAGATTATAAAAGTCAATGTGGAGACAGATCAGGTTGATATAAAGGGAAAAGCTATACTCTTTGAGAGCGGTATTTACGCAAAATTACCAGATGATATACCAGAAAAATTAGCTCTTGCCGTTCTTGATGTAGCAGGTGCACCAGCGCAAACACAAAAACTCGTTAAACCAGGGATGACCGTTTGCATAATCGGTGGCGGTGGAAAATCTGGTGTACTTTGCGCGTACGAAGCAATGAAAGCTGTCGGAAAAGATGGAAAAGTCATAGTTGTTGAATACTCACCAGAAAACGCAAAACGTATAGAAGATTTGAAATTGGCGCACCATGTGATAATTGCCGATGCGACCAAACCTGTGGAAGTATACCAAAAGGTAATGGAAGTTACAGGTGGTAAATACTGTGATGTTGTTATAAACAACGTCAACGTGCCAACAACTGAGATGTCATCGATACTTATTACAAAAGACGAAGGCATAGTTTACTTCTTCAGTATGGCAACTTCGTTTACGAGAGCTGCACTTGGAGCGGAAGGTGTTGGAAAAGATGTGACAATGATAATAGGAAATGGATACACAAAAGGACATGCTGAAGTTGCACTTAATATATTGAGAGAATCAAGAGAAATAAGAGAATTATTTGAAAAATTATATGTATAA
- a CDS encoding SpoIIE family protein phosphatase: MYKLLSYLEKENVINFLMDLDIPAYIVSKDRVIVFWNKAAQKLTGYSPEDVIGKPCAKQVLNHVDRTGIPVCSTELCPLYQAIKNGIPVQVPFAVYGLTKSGKRRPLSIFGIPIKPNGEVIGAIELFSDAENMHSDMSLAIKIQQAFVPQDTDNVKFFYRPSVGLGGDMIYYNPPWVGIIDISGHGVAAALVSMLLRTIFDIVLSFDPPLHGVPFLIENELKKYQLEDIYFTAILGKLENDVFKFLDIAHPSPVNISKKEILNTINIPPIGFGFSEDYTEEVVNVFNLSDGKLLLYTDGITEEKTKNGMLTTEGLVNLVSPDDNLEMIYLKVLKERMSSLQEDDVTMILLQK; the protein is encoded by the coding sequence ATGTATAAACTTTTAAGTTACTTAGAAAAAGAGAATGTCATTAATTTCCTTATGGATTTAGATATACCTGCTTACATTGTTTCTAAAGATAGGGTAATTGTATTTTGGAACAAAGCAGCTCAGAAATTAACAGGTTATTCACCAGAAGATGTTATTGGTAAACCATGTGCTAAACAAGTACTAAATCACGTTGATAGGACAGGAATACCGGTTTGTTCAACGGAACTATGTCCGCTTTACCAAGCGATAAAGAACGGTATTCCAGTTCAAGTACCGTTTGCTGTGTACGGTTTAACGAAAAGTGGTAAGCGAAGGCCGCTGTCTATTTTTGGCATTCCAATTAAACCAAATGGTGAAGTGATAGGAGCTATAGAACTATTTTCCGATGCAGAAAATATGCATAGCGATATGTCTCTTGCGATAAAAATTCAGCAGGCATTTGTACCACAGGACACGGATAACGTTAAGTTTTTTTACAGACCATCCGTTGGGCTTGGTGGAGATATGATTTACTATAACCCTCCATGGGTTGGTATAATAGATATCAGTGGTCACGGTGTTGCGGCTGCTCTTGTTAGTATGTTGCTACGAACAATTTTTGACATCGTACTTTCCTTTGATCCACCATTGCATGGGGTACCATTTTTGATTGAGAATGAATTGAAAAAATATCAACTTGAAGATATATACTTTACAGCGATATTGGGGAAACTTGAAAATGATGTATTTAAGTTCCTTGATATTGCTCACCCTTCACCGGTGAATATCTCAAAAAAAGAAATATTGAATACAATTAACATTCCACCTATTGGGTTTGGTTTTTCTGAAGATTATACTGAAGAGGTTGTAAACGTTTTCAACTTATCTGATGGAAAGTTGCTACTGTACACCGATGGGATAACCGAAGAAAAAACAAAAAATGGCATGCTCACAACTGAGGGGTTAGTTAATTTAGTAAGTCCTGACGATAATTTAGAGATGATATACCTTAAAGTACTAAAAGAAAGAATGTCCTCCTTACAGGAGGACGATGTGACGATGATTCTCTTACAAAAATAA
- a CDS encoding Mpv17/PMP22 family protein, with product MKKADMFSILFFILLAFLLIYDKTRAAYLIFNAAHPYILGFLKVGILATFGEILALRIIKGRYVMPVGLIYRFIVWGFLGIVFVAVFELFGSGTTALLDKNLLPYYSNARKFFQAFYTSVLMNLIFAPTFMAFHRITDAYIDLSEGKLSKMLKINLDKALSYIDWKTFANFVVLKTIPFFWIPAHTVTFLLPSSYRVLVAALLSVALGVILSLKKKAKSVSAR from the coding sequence TTGAAAAAAGCGGATATGTTTTCCATACTTTTCTTTATTCTTTTGGCTTTCTTACTCATATACGATAAAACAAGAGCTGCGTACTTAATTTTTAACGCAGCTCATCCGTATATATTAGGTTTTCTTAAAGTTGGAATACTTGCAACATTCGGCGAGATATTAGCTTTAAGGATAATTAAAGGTCGTTATGTAATGCCAGTTGGCTTAATTTACAGGTTTATAGTTTGGGGATTTCTTGGGATAGTTTTTGTTGCCGTTTTTGAATTATTTGGAAGTGGTACCACAGCTTTACTTGATAAAAATTTGCTCCCATACTATTCAAACGCAAGAAAATTTTTCCAAGCGTTTTACACAAGTGTACTGATGAATTTAATATTTGCACCAACGTTTATGGCGTTTCATCGTATAACAGATGCTTATATTGATTTATCCGAAGGGAAATTATCTAAAATGTTAAAAATTAATTTAGATAAAGCCCTATCGTATATCGACTGGAAGACATTTGCCAATTTTGTTGTCTTGAAGACCATTCCGTTTTTCTGGATACCTGCTCATACTGTGACGTTTTTACTTCCATCGTCTTATAGAGTGCTTGTTGCAGCGTTGTTATCGGTAGCTTTGGGTGTTATACTCTCATTGAAAAAGAAGGCAAAGAGTGTGTCTGCGAGATAA
- a CDS encoding alpha/beta hydrolase — MYIYEYDKTIPFNLKKEEKEGYTLLTFDTVYEPDIPESKRIYVYQYHAQNPWMKMIFLHGIGNGHIPYLMWFGEHFAKEGIETFFVIHPYHAERAKPEWEGGEPFFHHSPAHCIVRFHQAIKDVRRTVDLLESDESFKHLRRLPLSVMGFSFGGMITTMTLALDKRFDAGVLAFTGGDWRWINWYSPYVEPVRQGYAKYSNEWGCKDEQKCIELRKESRKKVHVLKSIEQIFELKPTCFHYDPISYAVFVNQPVLMFQGVFDKVIPSQASNGLFRLLPNAKKVVVLSGHKSSYIFRRFISRNTVKFLNNIIMEKAV, encoded by the coding sequence ATGTACATATACGAATACGATAAAACTATCCCATTCAACTTAAAGAAGGAAGAGAAAGAAGGTTATACACTTCTGACATTTGATACTGTTTACGAACCAGATATACCTGAATCAAAGAGAATTTACGTTTATCAATACCATGCACAGAATCCATGGATGAAGATGATTTTTCTGCATGGTATCGGAAACGGTCATATTCCTTATCTAATGTGGTTTGGTGAACATTTTGCAAAAGAGGGCATCGAAACATTCTTTGTAATCCACCCATACCATGCGGAACGTGCGAAACCAGAATGGGAAGGTGGCGAACCATTCTTTCACCATTCACCAGCTCATTGTATAGTAAGGTTTCATCAAGCTATAAAAGACGTTAGAAGGACTGTGGATTTGTTAGAAAGCGATGAATCTTTCAAACACTTGCGAAGACTGCCTTTAAGCGTTATGGGTTTCAGTTTCGGTGGAATGATAACCACTATGACTTTAGCATTAGACAAAAGATTTGACGCCGGTGTACTCGCGTTTACCGGCGGTGATTGGCGATGGATAAACTGGTACTCTCCTTACGTGGAACCTGTAAGACAAGGTTACGCAAAGTACAGCAACGAATGGGGCTGCAAAGATGAACAAAAGTGTATTGAATTAAGAAAAGAAAGCAGAAAAAAAGTACATGTCCTCAAGTCAATAGAACAAATATTCGAACTTAAGCCCACTTGCTTCCATTACGATCCAATATCGTACGCTGTTTTTGTTAATCAACCAGTTTTGATGTTCCAAGGCGTATTTGACAAAGTTATCCCTTCACAAGCATCAAATGGACTTTTTAGATTATTACCAAACGCTAAAAAAGTCGTAGTTCTATCTGGACACAAATCTTCGTATATTTTCAGAAGATTTATCTCGAGAAATACGGTGAAGTTTTTAAACAATATAATTATGGAAAAAGCCGTATAG
- a CDS encoding PatB family C-S lyase — translation MSSFDEIVNRRGTDSFKWDMILNIHGDDILPMWVADMDFKTSEKIIKALIDRANHGIFGYTYRSEEYYEAITNWYKSRYEVEIEKEWIVNGPGVVPMISFVINIFTQPGDKVIIQTPVYPPFFRVVENNGRKIVENKLIKKDGKWLIDYENLEKSVDNRTKMLILSNPHNPVGRVWSIEELTKLYEIARRYNLVIVSDEIHGDIVYSPSKFTSFLKIAKDNVIVLNSPGKTFNIAGLPNAYGIIPDKALRQAYKNYIENLELLIGNIFSLEALKSAYNSPEWVDELVEYLKNNRDYAYKYIKRNLPLLEPSLPEGTYLMWIDCSKANLENPYEFFLKNARVYLNDGAEFGDKNCVRLNFACPRSLLNDGLERMKKAYDNALEFEAFRLPDERFEICRNIREEVFVNEQNIDKELEIDGKDEEAIHFILKHFSKPVAVARARDIGDYWKIERVAVLLNYRGYGYGKMIMEHIEMFLTSLENKKIVLNAQKQVKDFYEKLGYKQVGEEFYEAGIPHVRMEKRV, via the coding sequence TTGTCTTCATTCGATGAAATTGTTAATCGCAGGGGAACAGATAGTTTTAAGTGGGATATGATTTTAAATATACACGGTGATGATATACTCCCTATGTGGGTTGCAGATATGGATTTTAAAACTTCGGAGAAGATTATAAAAGCACTTATCGATAGGGCAAATCACGGTATCTTTGGTTATACCTACCGCTCGGAAGAATATTACGAAGCAATCACTAACTGGTACAAGTCAAGGTACGAGGTTGAAATTGAAAAAGAGTGGATTGTTAATGGTCCAGGGGTTGTCCCTATGATATCGTTCGTAATAAATATATTCACACAGCCCGGAGACAAAGTCATCATACAAACACCAGTTTATCCACCTTTTTTCAGAGTAGTTGAAAACAACGGAAGAAAAATAGTTGAAAATAAACTTATCAAAAAAGATGGAAAATGGCTAATAGATTATGAAAATCTCGAAAAATCAGTAGATAATAGAACGAAAATGTTAATCCTCTCAAACCCACATAATCCGGTTGGAAGAGTATGGAGTATCGAAGAACTCACAAAGTTATACGAAATAGCAAGGAGATATAATCTTGTAATCGTGTCTGATGAAATCCACGGCGATATCGTCTATAGTCCCTCCAAATTCACAAGTTTTTTAAAAATAGCGAAAGATAATGTTATCGTACTGAATTCACCAGGGAAAACGTTTAATATAGCCGGATTGCCAAATGCGTACGGTATCATTCCAGATAAAGCTTTAAGGCAGGCTTATAAAAATTACATCGAAAACCTTGAGCTTTTAATTGGAAACATTTTTTCTTTAGAGGCATTGAAATCTGCTTACAATTCACCTGAATGGGTAGATGAGTTAGTTGAGTATTTAAAAAACAACAGAGATTACGCTTATAAATACATTAAAAGGAATTTACCACTTCTTGAACCGTCACTTCCGGAAGGTACTTACCTTATGTGGATCGATTGTTCAAAAGCTAACTTGGAAAATCCATACGAATTCTTTTTAAAAAATGCACGCGTTTATTTAAACGATGGTGCAGAGTTTGGTGATAAAAATTGTGTCAGGCTCAATTTTGCATGTCCTAGGAGCCTGTTAAATGATGGACTTGAAAGAATGAAAAAAGCGTATGACAACGCCTTAGAATTTGAGGCATTTAGATTACCAGATGAAAGGTTTGAGATATGTCGTAATATAAGAGAAGAAGTATTCGTAAATGAACAAAACATAGATAAAGAGCTTGAAATAGATGGAAAAGATGAAGAAGCCATTCACTTTATTTTAAAGCACTTCTCAAAACCCGTTGCGGTAGCGAGGGCAAGAGATATAGGAGATTACTGGAAAATAGAACGTGTTGCTGTACTTTTGAATTATCGTGGGTACGGATATGGAAAGATGATAATGGAGCACATTGAAATGTTTCTAACAAGTTTGGAAAATAAAAAGATCGTCCTAAACGCTCAAAAACAGGTTAAAGACTTTTATGAAAAACTGGGATATAAACAAGTTGGGGAAGAATTTTACGAAGCCGGTATACCACATGTAAGAATGGAGAAAAGAGTATGA
- the pgeF gene encoding peptidoglycan editing factor PgeF, with product MKFHVGNYILKEIDGTIIAQSPMFLQFEGIEHLFTTRIIKDDEAKKELGELDMSVKNDEFPKHFEFLTKCVNISPQRCVFSHQVHSKNIKVVTSEDIGEPYWERKLREVDGLITNERGLFLVTTYADCMPILAYDPNNEVIGVAHSGWRGTLIEIAKELILKMNEEFNSSPQDIFVTVGPSIGPDSFEVGEDVAEKFFLKFGREVIKEFGSKVHVDLWKAVELTLKSVGVEHIEFSMIDTYKHTEYFYSYRKENTKKRFAAIIGLK from the coding sequence ATGAAGTTTCATGTTGGGAATTATATTCTAAAAGAAATTGATGGTACGATAATAGCCCAATCGCCTATGTTTTTGCAGTTCGAAGGCATCGAACACTTATTCACTACACGGATAATAAAGGATGATGAAGCCAAGAAAGAATTGGGCGAATTGGATATGTCCGTTAAAAATGATGAATTTCCTAAACATTTTGAGTTTTTAACCAAATGTGTCAATATTTCACCTCAAAGGTGTGTATTTTCTCATCAGGTGCATAGCAAGAACATCAAGGTTGTTACGTCGGAAGATATTGGTGAGCCGTATTGGGAAAGGAAGCTAAGAGAAGTTGATGGACTTATCACAAATGAAAGAGGATTGTTTCTTGTAACAACTTATGCGGATTGTATGCCGATATTAGCTTACGATCCAAATAATGAGGTTATAGGTGTTGCGCATTCCGGATGGAGAGGGACGTTAATTGAAATTGCGAAAGAACTTATTTTGAAAATGAACGAAGAGTTTAATTCTTCTCCGCAAGATATATTCGTTACAGTTGGACCTTCCATAGGACCAGATAGTTTTGAAGTGGGCGAAGATGTTGCTGAGAAGTTTTTCTTAAAATTCGGTAGGGAAGTTATAAAAGAATTTGGGAGCAAAGTTCACGTGGATCTTTGGAAGGCTGTGGAGCTGACACTTAAGTCTGTAGGAGTAGAGCACATCGAGTTCTCCATGATTGATACTTACAAACACACAGAGTATTTTTACTCTTATCGAAAGGAAAATACAAAGAAGAGGTTTGCAGCGATAATTGGTTTGAAATAG
- the atoD gene encoding acetate CoA-transferase subunit alpha, with product MKVITHDEAIKFIKPGMTIMIGGFLGVGTPEGIIDKIVENRIDNLTVIANDTATPERGIGKLIVNKLCKKVIVSHIGTNPETQRQMIAGELEVELVPQGTLAERVRAGGAGLGGILTPTGVGTIVENGKQIIEIEGKKYLLELPLKADVALIKAKKCDYYGNLVYNFTAENFNPLMAMAAELVIVEVEEIVPVGAIAPNEVRTPGVLIDYVVVAGVK from the coding sequence TTGAAAGTCATAACCCACGACGAAGCAATTAAGTTTATAAAACCAGGAATGACAATTATGATTGGTGGTTTTTTGGGTGTTGGCACACCTGAAGGCATTATCGATAAGATCGTTGAAAATAGGATAGACAATCTTACAGTCATAGCAAACGATACTGCGACTCCAGAACGTGGTATTGGGAAACTGATTGTAAATAAACTCTGTAAAAAAGTCATTGTTTCACACATTGGGACAAACCCAGAAACCCAAAGACAGATGATAGCTGGTGAACTCGAAGTTGAACTCGTACCTCAAGGAACACTAGCAGAACGTGTGCGCGCTGGTGGAGCAGGACTTGGTGGAATCTTAACACCGACTGGTGTCGGAACAATAGTTGAAAATGGCAAGCAAATTATAGAGATTGAAGGGAAAAAGTATCTTCTCGAATTACCACTCAAAGCGGATGTCGCTTTAATAAAAGCAAAAAAGTGTGATTATTATGGAAATTTGGTATACAACTTTACAGCGGAAAATTTCAATCCGCTTATGGCTATGGCAGCAGAATTGGTCATAGTCGAAGTTGAAGAAATAGTTCCTGTAGGAGCGATAGCACCAAACGAAGTTAGAACACCCGGTGTATTAATAGATTACGTTGTCGTAGCGGGGGTGAAGTGA
- a CDS encoding 3-oxoacid CoA-transferase subunit B, with protein MPVDPKEKIAKRVAQELKEGDLVNLGIGLPTLVANYIPKGVHVFFQSENGIIGMGPEPEEGFENKDLTNAGAGFVTALPGAMTFDSAFSFAMIRGGHLDVTVLGGLQVDEEGHLANWMIPGKMIPGMGGAMDLVTGAKRVIVAMTHTAKGEPKILKKCTLPLTSIRRVDLVVTELAVIRPTDEGLVLEEIAEETTLEEVIKLTEAKLIVSENLRRF; from the coding sequence ATGCCAGTTGATCCAAAAGAAAAAATAGCTAAAAGAGTTGCTCAAGAACTAAAGGAAGGAGATCTGGTAAACCTTGGTATAGGCTTACCAACGTTGGTTGCGAATTATATACCAAAAGGAGTGCATGTGTTCTTCCAAAGTGAGAATGGAATAATAGGAATGGGACCTGAACCAGAAGAAGGTTTTGAAAATAAAGATTTAACAAACGCAGGGGCAGGCTTTGTAACAGCTTTACCGGGAGCCATGACATTTGATAGTGCCTTTTCTTTTGCGATGATTAGAGGCGGACATCTCGATGTAACTGTACTTGGTGGATTGCAAGTAGACGAAGAAGGACATTTGGCAAATTGGATGATACCCGGCAAAATGATTCCAGGTATGGGTGGCGCAATGGATTTAGTAACAGGTGCAAAGAGAGTTATTGTTGCAATGACGCATACCGCTAAAGGCGAACCAAAAATACTTAAAAAATGTACATTACCACTAACATCTATAAGAAGAGTTGACTTAGTGGTAACCGAGTTAGCCGTGATAAGACCTACAGATGAAGGGTTAGTACTCGAAGAAATAGCAGAAGAAACCACTTTGGAAGAAGTAATTAAATTAACGGAAGCAAAGTTAATAGTATCCGAAAATCTCAGAAGATTCTGA
- a CDS encoding hotdog fold domain-containing protein, protein MSNNSDNIEFPKAVIRLRMSQADAHYGGNLVDGAKMLQLFGDVATELLIRFDGDEGLFRAYDNVEFLAPVYAGDYIEARGEIVEVGRTSRKMKFEAYKVIRSRPDINDSAAEVLEEPILVCKASGTCVVPIEKQRYKHEK, encoded by the coding sequence ATGTCAAATAATTCAGATAACATAGAATTTCCAAAAGCTGTGATTAGACTTAGAATGAGCCAAGCAGATGCACACTACGGTGGAAATCTTGTTGATGGTGCGAAGATGCTCCAGCTTTTTGGAGATGTGGCAACAGAGCTTCTTATCAGGTTTGATGGAGATGAAGGTTTGTTCAGAGCATACGATAACGTAGAATTCCTTGCACCAGTGTACGCTGGGGATTACATAGAAGCACGTGGTGAAATTGTTGAAGTTGGCAGAACTTCGAGAAAAATGAAATTCGAAGCGTACAAAGTAATAAGGTCAAGACCTGATATAAACGATAGTGCAGCGGAGGTACTTGAAGAACCCATATTAGTCTGCAAAGCAAGTGGAACTTGTGTTGTACCAATTGAGAAGCAAAGATATAAACATGAGAAATGA
- the ablA gene encoding lysine 2,3-aminomutase, with amino-acid sequence MARYFKDIPLWKNVTEEEWNDWRWQIRNRIMDVDTLKQVINLTPEEEEGVRNALKTLRMAITPYYASLMDPDNPKCPIRRQAVPTAKELFTSQWDMTDPLHEDEDSPVPGLTHRYPDRVLMLVTDMCSMYCRHCTRRRFAGQHDRARTKQEIDAMIEYVRETPQVRDVLISGGDGLLVGIEMLEYILKELRKIKHVEIIRIGTRTPVVLPQMITPELTNMLKKYHPIWINTHFNHPKEITPESSRACEMLADAGIPLGNQSVLLRGINDSPYIMMELVHQLVKIRVRPYYIYQCDLSQGLTHFRTSVKKGLEIMEALIGHTSGFCVPWFVVDAPAGGGKIRVMPNYVISMSDHTVILRNYEGVIVAYHEPEDTESDVDDSEYREKYKFSGVASLFTDKKISIEPAHLERHERIKEWKEKKGK; translated from the coding sequence ATGGCAAGGTATTTTAAAGACATTCCTCTTTGGAAAAACGTGACAGAGGAAGAATGGAATGACTGGCGATGGCAAATTAGAAACAGGATAATGGATGTTGACACGTTAAAGCAAGTTATTAACCTCACACCAGAAGAGGAAGAAGGTGTGAGAAACGCGCTCAAGACATTAAGAATGGCTATAACACCTTATTATGCAAGCCTTATGGATCCAGACAACCCAAAATGTCCAATTAGAAGACAGGCAGTACCCACTGCGAAGGAACTTTTCACATCGCAATGGGATATGACGGATCCACTCCACGAAGATGAAGATTCACCAGTGCCCGGTCTTACACACAGATATCCAGACCGCGTACTCATGTTAGTTACAGACATGTGTTCTATGTACTGTAGACACTGTACAAGGAGAAGATTTGCGGGTCAACACGATAGGGCAAGAACCAAACAGGAAATTGATGCGATGATTGAATACGTAAGAGAAACTCCACAAGTGAGAGACGTTCTCATATCAGGTGGAGACGGTTTGCTCGTTGGAATTGAGATGTTAGAATATATCCTCAAAGAATTGAGGAAAATAAAACATGTTGAAATCATCAGAATTGGTACAAGAACTCCAGTAGTGCTGCCACAAATGATAACACCTGAACTGACAAACATGTTAAAGAAATATCATCCAATTTGGATAAATACACACTTTAACCATCCAAAAGAAATAACACCAGAATCATCAAGGGCATGTGAAATGTTAGCAGATGCCGGAATACCCCTTGGGAATCAATCTGTTTTACTGAGAGGTATAAATGACAGTCCTTACATAATGATGGAGCTCGTTCACCAACTCGTTAAAATCCGTGTGAGACCTTACTACATCTACCAGTGTGACCTTTCACAAGGCTTAACTCATTTCAGAACATCTGTTAAAAAAGGACTTGAGATAATGGAAGCACTGATTGGTCACACATCAGGCTTCTGCGTTCCATGGTTTGTTGTTGACGCGCCAGCTGGCGGTGGAAAGATAAGAGTTATGCCCAATTACGTCATATCAATGTCAGACCATACAGTCATACTGAGAAACTACGAAGGTGTTATCGTCGCATACCATGAACCAGAAGACACGGAAAGCGACGTTGATGATAGCGAATACAGAGAAAAATACAAATTCTCAGGCGTTGCTTCACTCTTCACCGATAAGAAAATAAGTATCGAGCCCGCACACCTTGAAAGACATGAAAGAATAAAAGAATGGAAGGAAAAGAAAGGCAAATAA
- a CDS encoding phosphatase PAP2 family protein — protein sequence MKIETSKTIVILFLLTFVSIFADFTDFNLIDETQYDLNHLIYNSDFITNPLTMLSGLSFLLDEHINKSVPKSSFLNFWDTFDTLEFSLLALTTALIIYPFDNYTAFTVVESFAVSAGLTALIKVLIGRARPYNNLGAFVFEPFNLNRDYQSFPSGHSALSWAIFTPVAKRFGDIWYAIPVVFSLQRVWSNNHWASDVLFGASIGYNIGSQFYDARKGE from the coding sequence ATGAAAATTGAGACATCAAAAACCATCGTAATATTATTTTTATTGACATTTGTATCGATTTTTGCCGATTTTACCGATTTTAATCTTATTGATGAAACTCAATACGACTTAAATCACTTGATTTACAATAGCGATTTTATAACCAATCCGCTTACCATGTTAAGTGGTTTGTCTTTTTTGCTCGATGAACATATAAACAAATCTGTTCCTAAATCATCATTTTTAAACTTTTGGGATACTTTTGACACCCTAGAATTTTCGCTGCTTGCTTTGACTACAGCGTTAATAATCTATCCATTTGATAATTACACTGCGTTTACAGTTGTTGAAAGCTTCGCCGTAAGTGCCGGGTTAACCGCTTTAATCAAAGTTCTCATAGGTCGCGCAAGACCTTACAATAATTTAGGTGCGTTTGTTTTTGAACCATTTAATCTTAACCGTGATTACCAATCATTCCCTTCGGGACACAGTGCACTTAGCTGGGCTATTTTTACACCTGTTGCCAAAAGATTCGGAGATATATGGTACGCAATTCCAGTCGTATTTTCGTTGCAACGAGTTTGGTCCAACAATCATTGGGCTTCCGATGTGTTGTTTGGCGCTTCGATAGGTTATAACATAGGAAGCCAATTTTACGATGCAAGAAAGGGGGAATAA
- a CDS encoding 3-keto-5-aminohexanoate cleavage protein, whose protein sequence is MEKLIITVAVTGAEVTKQQQPNLPITPDEIAEDVYRCWKAGASIAHIHARLPDGTPTQSKEVYAEIKRKIREKGCDIIIQFSTGGAVWHKPEERIQCLDAEPEMATLSAGSCNFGDDVFMNSPSFMELLAMRMKEKGIKPEIEVFEPGMIENALRLVKKGLLELPLHFDFVLGVPGAMTGNIEDLVFLVNKLPEGCTWSVAGIGRYELPLAVHAIVMGGHVRVGFEDNIYYRKGELATSNAQLVERIVRIAHEVGREIATPDEARKILGIRREDK, encoded by the coding sequence ATGGAAAAGCTTATAATTACCGTTGCTGTAACAGGTGCTGAAGTAACCAAACAACAGCAACCGAATTTACCTATAACTCCAGACGAAATTGCGGAAGATGTTTACAGGTGCTGGAAGGCTGGTGCATCAATTGCTCATATACACGCACGCCTTCCGGATGGCACTCCAACACAGTCTAAAGAAGTTTACGCTGAGATAAAACGTAAGATAAGAGAAAAAGGTTGCGATATCATTATCCAATTTTCAACAGGTGGGGCAGTTTGGCATAAACCTGAAGAGAGAATCCAATGCCTTGACGCAGAACCAGAAATGGCAACTCTTTCGGCTGGTTCATGTAATTTTGGCGATGACGTATTCATGAATTCACCATCGTTTATGGAACTATTAGCCATGCGTATGAAAGAGAAAGGAATAAAACCCGAGATAGAAGTGTTCGAACCTGGAATGATAGAAAACGCATTGAGACTTGTAAAGAAAGGTTTACTTGAATTGCCTTTACACTTCGATTTTGTCTTAGGTGTACCTGGTGCGATGACTGGAAATATAGAAGACCTTGTTTTCTTAGTCAACAAATTACCAGAAGGCTGTACATGGTCAGTTGCCGGTATAGGTAGATACGAATTACCGTTAGCCGTACATGCCATCGTTATGGGAGGTCATGTACGGGTAGGTTTCGAAGATAACATATATTACCGAAAAGGTGAACTTGCCACATCAAATGCCCAATTGGTAGAGCGAATTGTGAGAATTGCACACGAAGTTGGAAGGGAAATTGCAACTCCAGATGAAGCAAGGAAAATTCTCGGCATTAGGAGGGAAGATAAATGA